From the genome of Nitrosomonas sp., one region includes:
- a CDS encoding pyridoxal-dependent decarboxylase, exosortase A system-associated, with translation MKNPKHAPMHQFPVVNDCLQVGGRPITNIANEIGGAPFYVYDRKLMTQRVEQLRNTLPDGLIIKFAIKANPMPAVVQHMSSLVDGLDVASAGELRIALDTGIDPIHVSFAGPGKMDWELKQTISSGAILNLESENEMERAAKIGEQLGIQPHVLIRVNPEFELKSSGVKMGGGPKPFGVDSERVPAMLQRLGELKLDFRGFHIYSGSQNLNPESIIEAQNKTIDLSFRLAEFVPQPITVLNIGGGFGIPLFPGDKHLELGPIADNLESRIKDVASRLPTARVAIELGRYLVGEAGLYVSEVVDRKISRGEVYIVTNGGLHQHLAASGNFGQVLRKNFPVVVANRVVGSKREVVNVVGPLCTPLDILAEQMELAAAQPGDLIAVYQSGAYGFSTSPIAFLGHPPPAQILV, from the coding sequence ATGAAAAATCCGAAGCATGCACCAATGCATCAATTCCCAGTGGTCAATGATTGTCTCCAAGTAGGCGGCAGGCCTATCACCAACATTGCCAATGAAATTGGAGGCGCGCCGTTTTATGTATATGACCGGAAACTGATGACCCAGAGGGTGGAACAACTGCGAAATACACTGCCTGATGGGTTAATCATAAAATTTGCGATAAAAGCTAACCCAATGCCTGCTGTCGTTCAACATATGTCTTCTCTTGTTGATGGTCTTGATGTGGCTTCTGCGGGTGAACTCAGGATTGCATTGGATACCGGGATTGATCCAATCCATGTCAGCTTTGCCGGTCCGGGGAAAATGGATTGGGAGTTGAAGCAGACGATTTCTTCAGGTGCGATACTGAATCTTGAATCCGAGAATGAGATGGAAAGAGCGGCCAAGATTGGTGAGCAATTGGGAATCCAGCCACATGTGTTAATTCGGGTAAATCCCGAATTCGAATTGAAATCCTCGGGTGTAAAAATGGGTGGGGGTCCCAAACCCTTTGGTGTTGATTCAGAACGCGTGCCCGCTATGTTGCAAAGGCTAGGAGAGCTAAAGCTGGACTTTCGTGGTTTTCATATTTACAGTGGCTCGCAAAACCTGAATCCTGAAAGTATTATAGAAGCACAAAATAAGACAATAGACCTTAGCTTTCGTTTGGCTGAATTTGTGCCGCAGCCGATTACAGTGCTTAATATAGGTGGCGGATTTGGAATTCCTTTATTTCCAGGTGATAAACATCTGGAACTCGGTCCAATTGCGGACAATTTGGAATCCAGAATCAAGGATGTCGCTTCAAGACTACCGACGGCACGCGTTGCAATCGAGCTTGGCCGTTATCTGGTAGGAGAAGCAGGTCTTTATGTCAGCGAAGTTGTTGATCGTAAAATATCACGGGGCGAGGTCTATATCGTGACGAATGGTGGACTACACCAGCATCTTGCAGCAAGTGGTAATTTTGGTCAGGTTCTGCGTAAAAACTTTCCTGTTGTTGTTGCTAATCGCGTCGTTGGTTCCAAGCGGGAAGTTGTCAATGTCGTTGGCCCACTTTGCACGCCGCTGGATATTCTGGCTGAACAAATGGAATTGGCGGCCGCACAGCCGGGTGATTTAATTGCTGTTTACCAGTCAGGCGCTTATGGTTTCAGTACAAGTCCTATTGCATTTCTTGGACACCCTCCACCTGCACAGATATTGGTATAA
- a CDS encoding phosphopantetheine-binding protein has protein sequence MSLMDDIKRILRDTLVLDNKQVDQMEATSPLLGAIAELDSVGVVSVLTALEDEFEIVVEDDEISAEVFQTLGSLTEFLQQKIE, from the coding sequence ATGTCATTAATGGACGACATTAAAAGAATACTTCGCGACACCCTGGTGCTCGACAATAAACAAGTCGATCAAATGGAAGCGACATCGCCATTACTTGGCGCTATTGCAGAACTTGATTCTGTTGGTGTCGTGTCAGTATTGACGGCGCTAGAGGATGAATTTGAAATCGTTGTAGAAGACGATGAAATCTCTGCCGAGGTATTCCAGACATTAGGAAGCCTTACCGAATTCTTGCAGCAAAAAATTGAATAA
- a CDS encoding VWA domain-containing protein has translation MSILEFIELEEQIGHFWHRLVGDASSYPSYQDAAVSLDSIRTSLGVYFRGLGGTSGIALTASARQSSKHRLKLLLRLGRGQEAMPLIVGNNERILLPASIAYFPSAILNRRLYFWLAAFFAVSEKTFGSQQLDDPLQADLVFLHRTYRTCLTVCNLFPGLANDYRSLCKALCEQRPKRKLPEQENTVEEVILALLGNPCPNPQSKTLLQDITQSSPDFQHWHATPQYQTFLPVPLWGTTHSSTVSSSVDQDFSEQDSGRSEETSENHRKKSRREKFEQSERDDPLLLNRFEKLFSWSEMININRAVQDDDENSAKDAAKDSEEIALSPHQHPAATKLKLDLDLAPGDVNPDALISELAYPEWDYRRKDYHANQCRVILQQAEENDELWTPDIQTRRHFRKIRRQFEAVRPKRKTLRSQLDGVELDMDALVRTQCDFLANGDCSDQVYIKTHRQERDLAVAILVDVSLSTDSWTNNLRILDVEKEALITLATGLASCRDSFAIYTFTSRKRNFVRIAAVKNFDEAFNDKTLRRISSLRPGYYTRIGPALRHTRHLLSARAERNRLILLLSDGKPNDLDYYEGRYGIEDTRHAIQEARRTGLAVFGITVDRKAQDYFPYLFGRGGYAIVNRPDRLSHVLPIIYQQLLG, from the coding sequence GTGAGCATTTTGGAATTTATTGAACTGGAAGAACAAATCGGTCATTTTTGGCACCGACTCGTTGGCGATGCCAGCAGTTATCCGAGTTATCAAGACGCCGCCGTATCACTGGATTCGATTCGTACTTCTCTCGGCGTTTATTTTCGTGGACTTGGCGGCACCTCCGGAATTGCGTTAACGGCAAGTGCACGACAGTCATCGAAGCACCGCCTTAAGCTATTGCTGCGGCTTGGAAGGGGACAAGAAGCAATGCCATTGATAGTGGGCAACAATGAGCGGATATTGCTGCCTGCGTCAATCGCCTATTTCCCATCAGCCATACTAAATCGACGTTTATACTTCTGGTTAGCGGCATTTTTCGCCGTTTCAGAAAAAACGTTTGGCAGCCAGCAACTAGATGATCCATTGCAAGCCGATCTGGTCTTTCTTCATCGCACTTATCGGACATGCTTAACCGTATGCAATCTCTTTCCCGGTCTTGCCAATGATTACCGCAGCCTGTGCAAGGCTCTTTGTGAACAACGGCCCAAACGCAAACTGCCCGAACAGGAAAATACCGTTGAGGAGGTTATCCTGGCTTTATTAGGCAACCCTTGTCCAAATCCTCAAAGCAAAACACTTTTGCAGGACATCACGCAATCCTCACCTGATTTTCAACACTGGCATGCGACACCACAGTATCAAACGTTTCTACCGGTACCATTGTGGGGAACAACGCATTCATCCACTGTATCGTCAAGTGTAGACCAAGATTTTTCGGAACAGGACAGTGGCCGCAGTGAAGAAACAAGTGAAAACCATAGAAAAAAAAGCCGAAGAGAAAAGTTTGAACAAAGCGAGCGAGACGATCCGTTGTTACTAAACCGCTTCGAAAAACTTTTCAGTTGGTCAGAAATGATCAATATTAATCGCGCAGTGCAGGATGACGATGAAAATTCTGCCAAAGACGCCGCGAAAGATAGCGAAGAAATTGCCCTCAGTCCGCACCAACATCCGGCCGCGACCAAACTTAAACTAGATCTAGATCTAGCACCCGGCGATGTCAACCCGGATGCGTTGATTTCAGAGCTGGCATATCCGGAATGGGACTACCGGCGCAAAGATTATCATGCCAATCAATGCCGGGTCATACTCCAGCAAGCCGAAGAAAACGACGAATTATGGACTCCTGATATTCAAACCAGACGCCACTTTCGCAAGATTCGGCGTCAATTTGAAGCTGTCAGACCCAAACGTAAGACTTTACGCAGTCAACTGGATGGCGTTGAACTGGATATGGATGCACTGGTGCGGACACAATGCGATTTTCTTGCAAACGGCGACTGCTCGGACCAGGTCTATATCAAAACGCACCGACAGGAACGTGATCTTGCAGTTGCTATTTTAGTGGATGTTTCCCTATCGACCGATAGCTGGACAAATAATCTTCGCATCCTCGATGTCGAAAAAGAAGCCCTGATTACACTGGCAACCGGCCTTGCCTCATGTCGGGATTCATTTGCCATTTATACCTTTACTTCTCGTAAAAGAAACTTCGTACGTATTGCCGCCGTAAAGAACTTTGATGAAGCATTCAATGACAAAACACTACGACGGATTTCTTCCTTGCGCCCCGGTTATTACACCAGAATCGGCCCAGCTTTGCGCCATACCCGTCACCTCTTGAGCGCAAGAGCTGAACGCAACCGTCTGATTCTGTTACTCAGTGATGGCAAGCCCAACGATCTGGACTATTATGAGGGTCGTTACGGTATAGAAGATACACGCCATGCTATTCAAGAAGCCCGTAGAACGGGTCTCGCAGTATTTGGAATCACCGTTGATCGTAAAGCGCAAGACTATTTCCCCTATTTGTTTGGCAGAGGTGGTTACGCTATTGTGAACCGGCCTGATCGTCTGTCTCACGTTTTACCTATAATCTATCAACAATTATTAGGATAA
- a CDS encoding CbbQ/NirQ/NorQ/GpvN family protein, with translation MKSRQELHALSAKDEVPFYKPTGNEYALFETAYHQRLPLLIKGPTGCGKTRFIAHMADRLGRPLYTVSCHDDLTAADLTGRYLLKGGETVWVDGPLTRAVRNGGICYMDEVVEARKDVTVVLHPLTDDRRILPLERTGEILKAPDEFMLVVSYNPGYQNILKSLKPSTRQRFVSISFDFPPPEIEIEVIVGESGLSMERCIPLVNLAKQLRKLKDVDLEEVVSTRSLVYCAILMKSGFDPFQAAEAALVEPLCDDQDVKDGLLELIRATYG, from the coding sequence ATGAAGTCACGACAAGAATTACATGCGCTGTCAGCAAAGGATGAAGTTCCCTTTTATAAACCAACTGGAAATGAATATGCATTATTTGAAACAGCGTATCATCAGCGATTGCCCCTACTGATCAAAGGACCTACAGGTTGCGGCAAGACCCGGTTTATTGCCCATATGGCTGACCGTCTAGGACGGCCTTTGTATACCGTTTCCTGTCACGATGACTTGACCGCCGCAGATTTGACGGGGCGCTATTTGCTTAAAGGTGGTGAGACTGTATGGGTTGATGGTCCGTTGACACGTGCGGTACGTAATGGCGGTATCTGTTATATGGATGAAGTGGTGGAAGCGCGCAAGGATGTAACGGTAGTGCTGCACCCATTGACTGATGACCGTCGGATTTTACCACTAGAACGTACGGGAGAAATACTGAAAGCACCGGATGAATTCATGTTGGTAGTTTCCTATAACCCTGGCTATCAGAATATCCTCAAATCATTAAAACCCAGTACGCGTCAACGATTTGTTTCTATCAGTTTTGATTTTCCGCCACCTGAAATAGAAATTGAAGTTATTGTTGGCGAGAGTGGCTTGTCTATGGAACGCTGTATTCCTCTGGTAAATCTTGCAAAACAGCTACGAAAATTGAAAGATGTGGATCTCGAAGAAGTTGTGTCAACCCGATCACTGGTCTATTGCGCTATCCTGATGAAAAGTGGGTTTGATCCTTTTCAGGCAGCAGAAGCTGCGCTGGTTGAACCCCTGTGCGATGATCAGGATGTCAAGGACGGCTTGCTTGAATTGATCCGCGCAACTTACGGTTAA
- a CDS encoding cbb3-type cytochrome c oxidase subunit I — MKYQTQQLAYPYFVAALALFLVQVLAGVLAGTVYVFPNFLSEIVPFHIIRMIHTNALLVWLLLGYFGASYFLIPEESECEIHSPRLAWLQLGLFVFAALAAVVSYLFGIHEGREFLEQPLWVKIVMAIAFIVFIYNITMTVLKGRKTVVSIVLLLGLWGALIFFLFAFYNPNNLALDKLYWWWVVHVWVEGVWELIMAAMLAFLLIKLTGVDREVIEKWLYVIVGFSLFSGLLGTGHHYYWIGTPEYWHWIGAIFSILEVVPFFAMVLWAFYLVYQSGREHPNKAAMLWSLGCPVMAFFGAGVLGLMHSFPSINFYTHGTQLTAAHGHLAFYGAYVMLNLAFFTYALPALRKLQPFNQILNMWSFWLMTGSMIFMTSTLAFAGVLQTHLQRVLAMGFMEIQSQIELFYWFRLGSGLFFMLGALLFLYSALGPVREQVTTAPQAR; from the coding sequence ATGAAATATCAAACCCAGCAGCTTGCCTATCCCTATTTTGTAGCCGCACTTGCTTTGTTTCTGGTTCAAGTCTTAGCCGGCGTGCTTGCTGGTACCGTCTATGTTTTTCCAAATTTTCTATCAGAAATCGTACCGTTTCATATCATTCGAATGATTCATACCAATGCGCTGTTGGTTTGGCTTTTGCTAGGCTATTTTGGTGCCAGCTATTTTCTGATCCCAGAAGAAAGTGAATGTGAAATACACAGTCCCAGACTCGCCTGGTTACAACTCGGCCTGTTTGTATTTGCAGCCCTGGCTGCGGTTGTTTCTTATCTATTTGGCATACATGAAGGTCGTGAATTTCTGGAACAACCGTTATGGGTCAAGATCGTCATGGCCATCGCTTTCATCGTATTTATTTACAATATCACCATGACCGTCCTCAAAGGCCGCAAAACAGTGGTCTCCATTGTTTTATTGCTTGGACTTTGGGGGGCATTGATCTTTTTTCTATTTGCTTTTTACAACCCTAACAACCTGGCGCTCGACAAACTGTACTGGTGGTGGGTTGTACATGTCTGGGTTGAAGGTGTATGGGAATTGATTATGGCTGCCATGCTGGCATTTCTGCTGATTAAATTAACCGGGGTTGATCGTGAAGTTATCGAAAAATGGCTTTATGTCATTGTCGGATTCTCATTGTTCAGCGGATTGCTGGGGACAGGTCATCATTACTACTGGATTGGCACACCGGAATACTGGCACTGGATCGGTGCGATTTTCTCAATTCTTGAAGTGGTTCCCTTTTTCGCAATGGTTTTATGGGCGTTTTATCTTGTATACCAAAGCGGACGGGAACATCCAAACAAAGCGGCCATGCTCTGGAGCCTTGGATGTCCGGTCATGGCTTTTTTTGGCGCCGGCGTACTGGGTCTCATGCACAGTTTTCCGTCGATTAATTTTTATACACACGGCACCCAATTAACAGCAGCGCATGGGCATCTTGCCTTTTATGGCGCCTACGTAATGTTGAATCTGGCATTCTTTACCTATGCCCTGCCCGCTTTACGAAAACTACAGCCGTTCAATCAGATTTTGAATATGTGGAGTTTCTGGTTGATGACCGGATCAATGATTTTTATGACGTCTACGCTAGCATTTGCCGGTGTTTTACAAACACATCTTCAGCGTGTCCTTGCAATGGGCTTTATGGAAATCCAGTCGCAAATCGAATTGTTCTACTGGTTCCGGTTAGGTTCAGGTCTCTTTTTTATGCTGGGTGCGCTATTGTTTCTCTATTCGGCACTCGGACCTGTGAGAGAACAAGTGACTACCGCTCCTCAAGCCAGATAA
- a CDS encoding cytochrome c, whose protein sequence is MAEYLTKSAARNIFYGGSIFFLLLFTILTLHSHYYIQNVSTDESTLTDAVVRGKHVWERNSCINCHTLLGEGAYFAPELGNVWFRFGGRENTEVARMGLKAWMRAQPTGAPGRRQMPQFNLTEQELDDLIDFLEWTSRIDTLGWPPNDAG, encoded by the coding sequence ATGGCGGAGTATTTGACCAAGTCAGCAGCACGTAACATATTTTATGGTGGTTCAATTTTTTTTCTTCTTCTTTTCACCATTCTCACCCTTCATAGCCATTACTATATCCAGAATGTTTCAACGGATGAATCGACCCTAACAGATGCGGTCGTCCGCGGAAAGCATGTATGGGAACGAAACTCCTGCATCAATTGCCATACCCTGCTCGGTGAAGGCGCTTATTTTGCGCCAGAATTAGGTAATGTCTGGTTCCGCTTCGGAGGGCGTGAAAATACAGAAGTCGCGCGCATGGGTTTAAAAGCCTGGATGCGCGCACAACCGACTGGTGCGCCAGGCCGAAGGCAAATGCCTCAGTTCAATCTAACCGAACAAGAACTCGATGACTTGATTGACTTTCTTGAATGGACAAGCCGCATCGACACGTTAGGATGGCCTCCTAACGATGCCGGTTAA
- a CDS encoding copper oxidase: protein MTKHLFIVFYSVIALSSYAYAQENTDHSKHQNMEHDDHSGHDMGQHDHSDHDMAHHDHSGHDHSSDDHKGMDHGHDHEMGMHSEHDTMHHDDDHSDHGDHDHHHHHDGHIMDHEGTHIMGQNFDKLPSSCSSISEEIEITVRAGAKYAKKFPGTTFAFDQQEWRVKPCSKITWHFINEDNVRHQFMMHGLPRYLYHLGMFHLENTGPRTVTGTMIVPAADETYLVHCDIAQHMEKGMKAQLVVGKGGEDIPSIPGLTPYTLNDKYEVEDLPTVVEKDDKGREKEPLTKQITDFFNDNVPISGMTLIGLLFGIICAPLFARMIALRKKDESETA from the coding sequence ATGACTAAGCATTTATTCATTGTATTTTACAGTGTGATAGCCCTCAGTTCCTACGCTTATGCGCAAGAGAACACCGATCACAGTAAACATCAGAATATGGAACATGATGATCACAGCGGCCATGACATGGGGCAACACGATCACAGCGATCATGACATGGCGCATCACGACCACAGTGGTCATGACCATAGCAGCGATGATCATAAAGGGATGGATCATGGACATGATCATGAGATGGGCATGCATAGCGAACACGACACGATGCATCATGACGACGATCATTCAGATCATGGAGACCACGATCACCATCATCATCATGACGGCCATATCATGGATCATGAAGGCACACATATCATGGGACAAAATTTTGACAAACTGCCTAGCAGCTGCTCGAGTATTTCGGAAGAAATCGAAATTACCGTGCGTGCCGGTGCAAAATATGCCAAAAAATTTCCAGGTACGACATTTGCTTTTGACCAACAGGAATGGCGCGTTAAACCCTGTTCCAAAATTACGTGGCATTTTATTAACGAAGACAATGTCCGCCACCAATTTATGATGCACGGCTTACCGCGTTACTTGTATCATCTTGGAATGTTCCATCTTGAAAATACGGGTCCAAGAACTGTCACAGGCACCATGATCGTACCGGCAGCCGATGAAACGTATCTCGTGCATTGCGACATCGCTCAACATATGGAAAAAGGCATGAAAGCCCAGCTCGTTGTCGGCAAGGGCGGTGAAGATATACCCAGCATTCCCGGGTTGACTCCTTACACTCTCAATGATAAATACGAGGTCGAAGATCTACCCACAGTCGTTGAAAAAGATGACAAAGGTAGAGAAAAGGAGCCGCTCACAAAACAAATTACGGATTTTTTCAATGATAATGTCCCGATTTCAGGCATGACATTGATTGGATTACTTTTCGGCATAATTTGTGCGCCATTGTTTGCCCGGATGATTGCGCTCAGGAAGAAAGACGAATCGGAAACAGCTTAA
- a CDS encoding multicopper oxidase domain-containing protein has translation MPIRYFMAVLAVCSITFPAIAKAKLKLPETVKVSPAALNAEPICDPKISPSWRKAQVIEGVQIEASESCSPDNPYLIAAAVKGTNNISMATLMETGLSPDAIIKTDDIDGDGDPDRITIKLEVIELNGRTPDFEGVIPTYDIAPGIQPGAWVFAPKTSGMSTENFESIRANSLLRLPSPVIRVEVGDIVQIVLENTHYFPHTIHLHGVDHPFSHHEYNGGKYGNDGVPQTSEINLMPGERRVYEFQPRQAGTMFYHCHVQTHTHLAMGLAGMIIVEENRPNNWLQTLNVGAGHVRHPSVAVKEHFDQEYDLHYHAMDKELTSIIQKYNDPRLIARDMNRRYDLTDSTEDYYLLNGLSFPYTLRESIIAVEQDQKIKLRMLNSGGEFIAIHTHGHKATITHYDGIEQNPVAQITRDVFDMAPAQRLDLLLNTTDDGLHNYGPGAWLFHDHREKGITTDGMSEGGSMSMIAYKPYLDEIGLPKVAHGIDLSVYFNKEYYERRIPIWQDLDEEGSLGAPGVRTGMDSETQTTLLNLMSGFLFGILIYLIIARRQQAKAAMTSVISKLKGSKGSKAND, from the coding sequence ATGCCTATCCGTTATTTTATGGCCGTTTTGGCTGTCTGTAGTATAACTTTTCCCGCGATTGCAAAGGCAAAATTAAAGTTGCCCGAAACGGTAAAAGTCAGTCCGGCAGCATTAAATGCTGAACCCATATGCGATCCCAAGATTTCTCCATCCTGGCGGAAAGCTCAGGTTATTGAAGGTGTTCAAATCGAAGCTTCAGAAAGTTGCAGTCCAGATAATCCATATTTGATTGCTGCAGCTGTCAAGGGCACCAACAATATTTCCATGGCTACATTGATGGAAACCGGTCTGTCGCCCGACGCCATTATTAAAACCGATGACATCGATGGCGATGGCGATCCCGATCGCATTACCATTAAACTTGAAGTCATCGAACTCAATGGCCGGACGCCCGATTTTGAGGGCGTTATCCCGACATACGATATAGCGCCTGGTATTCAGCCCGGCGCTTGGGTATTCGCCCCAAAAACTAGCGGCATGTCGACAGAAAATTTTGAAAGTATTCGAGCCAATTCATTGCTGCGCCTACCGTCTCCCGTAATTCGCGTTGAAGTCGGCGATATTGTGCAGATTGTTCTGGAAAACACGCATTATTTCCCACACACCATTCACCTGCACGGCGTTGACCACCCATTCTCACATCATGAGTATAATGGCGGCAAATACGGAAATGACGGTGTTCCGCAAACCAGCGAGATTAACCTGATGCCTGGAGAAAGACGTGTTTACGAATTTCAGCCCCGTCAGGCCGGCACCATGTTCTATCATTGCCATGTCCAAACGCACACTCATCTCGCCATGGGATTAGCCGGCATGATTATCGTAGAAGAAAACCGCCCCAATAACTGGTTACAAACTTTAAACGTCGGCGCTGGCCATGTCAGACATCCATCTGTGGCGGTAAAAGAACATTTTGATCAGGAATACGATCTTCACTATCATGCCATGGACAAGGAATTAACCAGCATTATCCAAAAATATAACGACCCGCGGTTAATTGCGCGTGACATGAACCGGCGATATGACCTGACCGATTCCACTGAAGATTATTACTTGCTCAATGGATTGTCTTTTCCCTATACCTTAAGGGAATCCATAATCGCTGTTGAACAGGACCAGAAAATAAAGCTTAGAATGCTCAACAGTGGCGGTGAATTTATTGCAATACACACCCACGGCCATAAAGCGACCATTACGCATTATGATGGCATAGAACAAAATCCTGTTGCTCAGATTACCCGGGACGTTTTTGATATGGCACCCGCTCAACGATTGGACTTGTTACTGAACACCACGGATGACGGTTTACACAATTATGGTCCCGGCGCCTGGCTTTTTCATGATCACCGTGAAAAAGGCATTACGACCGACGGCATGAGCGAAGGCGGCAGCATGAGTATGATTGCGTATAAACCTTATCTTGATGAAATCGGTTTACCCAAAGTCGCGCACGGTATCGACTTGTCTGTTTACTTTAACAAAGAATATTATGAAAGAAGAATACCTATCTGGCAGGATTTAGATGAAGAAGGCAGTTTGGGCGCACCAGGTGTCCGTACCGGTATGGATTCTGAGACACAAACCACTCTGCTCAATCTGATGTCCGGTTTCCTTTTTGGCATTCTGATTTACTTAATTATCGCCAGAAGACAACAGGCTAAAGCAGCCATGACAAGCGTCATATCCAAGCTTAAAGGCTCAAAAGGGAGTAAAGCGAATGACTAA
- a CDS encoding efflux RND transporter periplasmic adaptor subunit: MKKSFVPLLAFVIHFFLFACGSETSDNRNEKPAEAVPVGVLQVKPVNIRISAETVAQTEGAKEIEIRPRVGGIVLKRYYQEGMAVKAGDSLYLIDPEPFRTALAEVQAEFLEQSIRVLTAKTEKERQEKLVAENFVSKRSYDNAVADFMLTEAALHALKARVQQAELDLSYTTVRAPINGIAGRSLISEGLLVAANSSVLTTMTQVAPIWVRFSFSDNELVRFNGRLTEDNIDKVILILPDGVEYPISGKINFAASEIDPLIGTQQLRATFDNPEQKLLPGQFVRIRVISGDTDNVFLLPQVAVMTSDLGRHVYVVNENNEIVMRPVTVGEWIGKDWIILDGLQAGDIVAVNNLIRLSPGMTVNPERIDATEILSFRP, translated from the coding sequence ATGAAAAAAAGTTTTGTTCCATTATTGGCGTTTGTGATCCATTTTTTTTTATTTGCCTGTGGCAGCGAAACCTCGGATAACAGGAATGAGAAACCAGCTGAAGCAGTGCCGGTCGGTGTATTGCAAGTGAAACCGGTCAATATTCGCATCAGTGCTGAAACAGTCGCTCAAACAGAAGGCGCCAAGGAAATTGAAATTCGTCCAAGAGTGGGCGGGATCGTACTGAAACGGTATTACCAGGAAGGAATGGCCGTCAAAGCGGGCGATTCCTTGTATTTGATTGACCCCGAGCCATTTCGGACAGCATTGGCTGAAGTTCAGGCGGAATTTCTTGAGCAAAGTATACGCGTCCTGACAGCAAAAACCGAAAAAGAGCGTCAGGAAAAACTGGTTGCCGAAAATTTTGTCAGTAAACGATCGTATGATAACGCTGTTGCTGATTTCATGTTAACCGAAGCCGCACTGCATGCACTAAAAGCGCGTGTGCAGCAAGCCGAGCTGGACTTGTCATATACAACAGTCAGAGCGCCCATTAACGGGATTGCCGGGCGTTCGTTAATATCCGAAGGCTTGCTGGTTGCTGCCAACAGCAGTGTATTAACGACCATGACGCAAGTGGCGCCCATTTGGGTGCGCTTCAGCTTTTCAGACAATGAACTCGTTCGATTTAATGGACGGTTGACCGAGGACAATATCGACAAAGTGATCCTGATTTTACCGGATGGTGTCGAGTATCCGATCAGCGGCAAAATAAATTTTGCCGCAAGCGAGATTGATCCGTTAATCGGCACTCAACAATTAAGAGCGACATTTGACAATCCGGAACAGAAACTGTTGCCGGGACAATTTGTGCGGATTCGCGTTATTTCAGGCGATACAGATAATGTTTTTCTGTTACCGCAAGTGGCAGTAATGACATCGGACCTGGGTAGACATGTTTATGTGGTCAATGAAAACAACGAAATCGTGATGCGGCCGGTAACCGTTGGCGAATGGATCGGCAAGGATTGGATTATTCTGGATGGACTTCAAGCCGGGGACATTGTCGCAGTAAATAACCTGATCCGGTTAAGCCCGGGCATGACCGTCAATCCTGAACGGATTGATGCAACAGAAATCCTGTCATTCAGACCATGA